The following proteins are co-located in the Falco rusticolus isolate bFalRus1 unplaced genomic scaffold, bFalRus1.pri scaffold_64_arrow_ctg1, whole genome shotgun sequence genome:
- the LOC119142160 gene encoding LOW QUALITY PROTEIN: vigilin-like (The sequence of the model RefSeq protein was modified relative to this genomic sequence to represent the inferred CDS: substituted 1 base at 1 genomic stop codon) has product MSSVALLTQESFAEHRSGLTQQQVKVTALNSEEEKDPPTYEEAFPALPEKAPCLEAAREPAGPWSKIRPIKASVITQVFHVPLEERKYKGMNQFGEGEQAKICLDIMRKTGAHLELSLAKDQGLSIVVSGKAEAVTKARKQIVARLQTRASATVAIPKEHHRFVIGKKGERLQDLKLKTATKMQIPRPDDPSNQIKISGTKEGIEKARHEILLISAEQDKRAVERLDVEKVYHPFIAGPYNKLVRELMQDTGTRINIPPPSVNKTEIVFTGEKEQLAQAVARVKKIYEEKKKKTTTLAVEVKKSQHKYVIGPKGNSLQEILEKTGVSVEIPPTDSSSETVILRGEPEKLGQALTEVYAKANSFTVSLVSAPSWLHRFIIGNKGQNLAKITQQMPKVHIKFTGGEDNITLEGPTEDVHVAQEQIEAMVKELINQVDYAEIKVDHQFHRHLIGKNGANINRIKDLYKVSVPIPSDNEKSNLIRIEGDPQGFPQAKKELLELASRMENERTADLIVEQKFHRTIIGQKAERIWEIREXFPEVIINFPDPAHKSDIVQLRGPKNKVKCTEYMQKMVADLVENSFSISVPICKQFHKNIIGKGSANIKTIRKESNTKIDLPAKNSNSETIVITGKRANCEAAHHRILAIQKELANSTEVEVSIPSKLHSSLIGAKGRFVRSIVEECGGIHIHFPTKGSGSDTVTIRGPAQGVVKAKKQLLHL; this is encoded by the exons ATGAGCTCGGTGGCACTTTTGACCCAGGAGAGCTTTGCCGAACACCGCAGTGGCTTGACGCAGCAGCAGGTGAAAG TAACAGCTTTAAActctgaagaagagaaggatcCTCCCACCTACGAGGAAGCCTTCCCTGCGCTCCCTGAGAAAGCACCATGTTTGGAAGCTGCCCGGGAACCTGCTGGGCCCTGGAGCAAAATCCGGCCAATAAAGGCTTCTGTCATCACTCAG GTGTTCCATGTGCCACTGGAGGAGAGGAAATACAAGGGCATGAATCAGTTTGGAGAAGGCGAGCAGGCCAAGATCTGCCTTGACATCATGCGGAAGACGGGAGCTCACCTGGAGCTGTCTCTCGCAAAGGACCAGGGCCTTTCGATCGTGGTCTCTGGCAAGGCGGAAGCAGTCACGAAGGCTCGGAAGCAGATTGTCGCTCGACTGCAGACTCGG GCTTCAGCGACAGTTGCCATCCCCAAGGAGCACCACCGTTTTGTCATTGGAAAGAAGGGTGAGAGGCTGCAGGACCTGAAGCTCAAAACTGCAACCAAAATGCAGATCCCCCGCCCAGATGACCCCAGCAACCAGATCAAGATCAGCGGCACTAAAGAAGGGATTGAGAAGGCCCGGCACGAGATCCTGCTTATCTCCGCTGAGCAG GATAAGCGTGCCGTGGAGCGGCTGGACGTGGAGAAAGTGTACCACCCTTTCATTGCTGGCCCTTACAACAAGCTGGTGAGGGAGCTCATGCAGGACACAGGGACGCGCATCAACATTCCTCCACCCAGTGTCAACAAGACCGAGATAGTCTTCACCGGAGAAAAGGAGCAACTAGCCCAGGCTGTGGCTCGCGTTAAGAAGATCTATGAGGAGAAG AAGAAGAAGACTACTACTCTTGCAGTGGAGGTGAAGAAGTCCCAGCACAAGTACGTCATCGGCCCCAAGGGGAATTCCCTGCAGGAGATCTTGGAGAAGACTGGAGTCTCTGTCGAGATCCCACCCACTGACAGTAGCTCGGAGACGGTGATACTGCGAGGCGAGCCTGAAAAACTTGGGCAAGCATTGACTGAAGTCTATGCAAAG gCCAACAGTTTTACCGTCTCCTTGGTCTCTGCCCCCTCTTGGCTTCATCGTTTCATTATTGGAAACAAAGGACAGAACCTGGCCAAAATAACTCAGCAGATGCCAAAG GTTCACATCAAATTCACTGGAGGAGAGGATAACATCACTTTGGAAGGACCTACAGAAGATGTGCATGTGGCTCAGGAACAGATTGAAGCCATGGTCAAGGAACTG ATCAACCAGGTGGATTACGCAGAAATCAAAGTTGACCACCAATTCCACCGACACCTCATTGGCAAGAATGGAGCTAACA TTAACAGGATTAAGGACCTCTACAAGGTGTCTGTGCCCATTCCCTCGGACAATGAGAAGAGCAACCTGATCAGAATTGAAGGAGACCCACAGGGGTTCCCACAGGccaagaaagagctgctggaacTCGCTTCCCGTATG GAAAATGAACGCACCGCGGACCTAATCGTTGAGCAGAAATTCCACCGGACCATCATTGGGCAGAAGGCTGAGCGAATCTGGGAAATCCGGGAGTAATTCCCAGAG GTTATCATCAACTTCCCAGACCCTGCACACAAGAGTGACATCGTCCAACTCCGAGGTCCCAAAAACAAGGTGAAGTGCACCGAGTACATGCAAAAGATGGTGGCAGACCTG gttgaaaacagcttttctatttctgtccccATCTGCAAACAGTTCCACAAGAACATCATAGGGAAAGGAAGTGCCAACATCAAGACG ATCCGTAAAGAAAGCAACACCAAAATTGATCTCccagcaaagaacagcaactCGGAGACAATTGTTATCACAGGCAAGAGAGCAAACTGTGAGGCTGCTCACCACAGGATTCTTGCCATCCAGAAGGAGCTG GCCAACAGCACAGAGGTGGAGGTCTCTATTCCTTCCAAACTGCACAGTTCCCTCATTGGTGCCAAAGGCCGCTTCGTCCGCTCCATCGTAGAGGAGTGTGGTGGAATCCACATCCACTTCCCCACCAAGGGCTCTGGCAGTGACACCGTGACCATCAGGGGCCCAGCCCAGGGTGTGGTGAAAGccaagaaacagctgctgcaccTGTGA
- the LOC119142158 gene encoding acrosin-like: MDSNGTHITVLRVVLGATQLTQLGPEAQVRAVRQLLVHQHSWNITQRNDIALLELDQPVQCNSYVQLACVPDALLRVSELTACYVSGWGARKARAGGSAYALQEAQVHLIDARACNSSGWYRGAIHSHNICAGYPQGGIDTCQGDSGGPLMCQDKSADYFWLVGVTSWGTGCARARKPGVYTSTQHFYDWILAQMGLRPAVTTAASPQPVFTYTPVQRPRPRPRPTESSRFPPCPFPVQKLLEFFTRLQELLQYLRAK, translated from the exons ATGGACAGCAATGGCAC GCACATCACCGTCTTGCGCGTGGTGCTCGGTGCCACCCAGCTGACTCAGCTGGGCCCTGAGGCTCAGGTGCGCgctgtcaggcagctgctggtTCACCAGCACTCCTGGAACATCACACAGAGGAACGACATTGCCTTGCTGGAACTGGACCAGCCTGTCCAGTGCAACAGCTACGTACAGCTTGCCTGTGTGCCTGACGCCTTGCTGAGAGTCTCAGAGCTGACAGCCTGCTACGTCAGTGGCTGGGGTGCCAGGAAAGCAAGAG CTGGAGGATCGGCATACGCGCTGCAGGAGGCCCAGGTCCACCTCATTGATGCCAGGGCCTGTAACAGCAGCGGCTGGTACAGGGGGGCCATCCACAGCCACAACATCTGTGCTGGCTATCCGCAGGGCGGCATCGACACCTGCCAG ggggacagcggTGGGCCTCTCATGTGCCAAGACAAGAGCGCTGACTACTTCTGGCTTGTTGGCGTGACCAGCTGGGGGACGGGCTGTGCGAGAGCAAGGAAGCCCGGAGTCTACACCTCCACCCAGCACTTCTACGACTGGATCCTGGCACAGATGGGCCTGCGCCCAGCAGTAACCACTGCTGCAAGTCCACAGCCAGTCTTCACATACACCCCCGTTCAGAGGCCAAGGCCAAGGCCAAGGCCAACAGAATCGAGCCGGTTTCCACCCTGCCCGTTTCCAgtccagaagctgctggaatTCTTTACTCggctgcaggagctcctgcagtACCTAAGGGCTAAATAG